A genomic window from Borreliella mayonii includes:
- the bdr gene encoding Bdr family repetitive protein: MSNLAYNALKIENIRLEFLNKGFSEEAIDFVLLQNDNYNFEVLKEKMNSLEQQIINVEKNFQKDIDSVNTKIDSVEKTLQKDISSVNTKIDSVEKTLQKDISSLNLKIDGVEKTLQKDISSLDNKIDILKNELNASNRTIQVILIMGITLAPIIYSIFNKYFFN, translated from the coding sequence GTGAGTAATTTAGCCTACAATGCTCTTAAAATAGAAAATATAAGGTTAGAATTTTTAAATAAGGGGTTTAGTGAAGAGGCAATAGATTTTGTTTTACTTCAGAACGACAATTACAACTTTGAAGTTTTAAAGGAGAAAATGAATTCTTTAGAACAACAAATAATTAATGTAGAAAAGAATTTTCAAAAAGATATAGATAGTGTAAATACTAAAATAGATAGTGTAGAAAAAACTTTGCAAAAAGATATATCTAGTGTAAATACTAAAATAGATAGTGTAGAAAAAACTTTGCAAAAAGATATATCTAGTTTGAATCTTAAAATAGACGGTGTAGAAAAAACTTTGCAAAAAGATATATCTAGTCTAGACAATAAAATAGATATTTTAAAAAATGAACTTAACGCAAGCAATAGAACAATACAAGTAATTCTAATAATGGGAATAACGCTTGCTCCAATTATCTATTCTATATTTAATAAGTATTTTTTCAATTGA
- a CDS encoding chromosome replication/partitioning protein → MSKLKVKKILLNNRIEDVQEFENEELEYKSYKDQLRRITVDDVENKIKTMKILYKIREKKLYLIDGYKKFEDFLSEFIISRSQAFLYLKIYRKVLEGSISINDIKEKGLKGVYRNILNVEIKEDKSKQNPIKPLRFQLKKQESYNFYKKNAKFTSFMMDEIFENQKDLINKLLKKYKELKG, encoded by the coding sequence GTGTCAAAGTTAAAAGTAAAAAAAATATTATTAAATAATAGAATTGAGGATGTTCAAGAATTTGAAAATGAGGAGCTTGAATATAAAAGCTATAAGGATCAACTTCGTAGAATTACTGTTGATGATGTTGAGAATAAAATTAAAACAATGAAAATCCTATATAAAATAAGAGAAAAAAAACTTTATTTGATTGATGGTTATAAAAAATTTGAAGACTTTTTGTCAGAATTTATAATATCTAGAAGTCAGGCTTTTTTATACCTTAAAATTTATAGAAAAGTATTAGAAGGGAGCATATCAATAAATGATATTAAAGAAAAAGGCTTAAAGGGTGTATATAGAAATATATTAAACGTAGAAATTAAAGAGGATAAGTCAAAGCAAAATCCAATAAAACCCCTAAGATTTCAACTTAAAAAACAGGAAAGTTATAATTTTTATAAAAAAAATGCCAAGTTTACTAGTTTTATGATGGACGAGATTTTTGAAAATCAAAAAGATTTGATTAATAAACTTTTAAAAAAATATAAAGAATTAAAAGGATAA
- a CDS encoding ParA family protein: MDNKKPKIITIASIKGGVGKSMLSIIFSYILSEMNNKVLIVDLDPQNSLTSYFLQYIRNIELNNVYYLLKRDQNIAFNEYINSINNNMYIIPAHPILCKFEKGDIPYKELMLEYIFDKNLHYYNFDYVVIDTPPSLSSLLFNALNITHKVIIPIQAERWSVESLPILMNEIKEVEIIRKKNIDVLIIENQFIKNRNTYKDIESILQSEYKDLIKGRVHFYNSIKVFINELKEPNNKEIYYQEIKKILNNMF; encoded by the coding sequence ATGGATAATAAAAAACCTAAAATAATCACAATAGCGTCAATTAAGGGCGGTGTTGGCAAAAGCATGTTGTCAATTATATTTTCATATATTTTAAGCGAAATGAACAATAAAGTGTTGATTGTAGATTTAGATCCTCAAAATAGTTTAACCAGTTATTTTTTACAATATATCAGAAATATTGAATTGAATAATGTTTATTATCTCTTAAAAAGAGATCAAAACATTGCTTTTAATGAATATATAAATTCAATAAATAATAATATGTATATTATTCCGGCCCATCCAATTTTATGTAAATTTGAAAAAGGAGATATTCCTTATAAAGAGCTTATGTTAGAATATATATTTGATAAAAATTTACATTATTATAATTTTGATTATGTAGTAATTGATACTCCCCCTAGTTTAAGTTCTTTATTGTTTAATGCGTTAAACATTACACATAAAGTTATAATACCTATTCAAGCAGAAAGATGGTCTGTAGAGTCTTTGCCAATATTAATGAATGAAATAAAGGAAGTTGAAATAATAAGAAAGAAAAATATTGATGTGTTAATAATAGAAAATCAATTTATAAAAAATAGAAATACGTATAAAGATATTGAAAGTATTTTGCAGTCAGAATACAAAGATCTTATTAAAGGAAGAGTTCATTTTTATAATTCAATTAAGGTTTTTATAAATGAATTGAAAGAGCCTAATAATAAAGAAATTTATTATCAAGAAATAAAAAAAATATTAAACAATATGTTTTAA
- a CDS encoding DUF226 domain-containing protein produces the protein MESAMEPIETIKKGKCKVECQNKERFILIEKENGKAMYHTKIMMDIYKFGVYDKKHEFRLSLRALFNGERIVEETHLYPIKEGDKFIGIFYGYRKPIKKPLIKYQINGTRKAYALARAYYMEFRFKAGSVFCYFKGLYRLLDKKRTNNHYNKVLFSMFTDLEQQVYKFYGKKYPEQGPLIKWIIKNLK, from the coding sequence ATGGAAAGTGCAATGGAGCCTATTGAAACTATAAAAAAGGGCAAATGTAAAGTTGAATGTCAAAATAAAGAACGCTTTATTTTAATTGAAAAAGAAAATGGTAAAGCAATGTACCATACAAAAATAATGATGGATATTTATAAATTTGGAGTTTATGATAAAAAACATGAATTTAGACTATCATTAAGGGCCCTATTTAATGGGGAAAGAATTGTTGAAGAAACTCACTTATACCCAATTAAAGAAGGAGATAAGTTTATTGGTATTTTTTATGGCTACAGAAAACCAATAAAAAAGCCATTAATAAAGTATCAAATAAACGGAACTAGAAAAGCATATGCATTAGCAAGAGCATATTATATGGAATTTAGATTTAAAGCCGGAAGTGTTTTTTGCTATTTTAAGGGGCTATATCGTTTATTAGATAAAAAAAGAACAAATAATCACTACAACAAAGTTTTATTTAGTATGTTTACGGATTTAGAACAACAAGTATATAAATTTTATGGGAAGAAATACCCGGAACAAGGACCGTTAATAAAATGGATAATAAAAAACCTAAAATAA
- a CDS encoding DUF261 domain-containing protein — translation MLINKIKQDNRTLRPEIQKWGCYFLCLHYYTSLFKQREFNAYEINAAYYRFIGLGYIKSNCFIINPCMILNYYGIRSSVRYESLNYLGAANEFEISEVKIDKVNGYHFIATKNKEILYDSLDLKPRGKIFKVTSKRIFKLK, via the coding sequence ATGCTTATTAATAAAATAAAACAAGATAATAGAACTTTAAGACCGGAGATACAAAAATGGGGTTGTTACTTTTTGTGTCTACATTACTATACAAGTCTATTTAAGCAACGTGAATTTAATGCGTATGAGATAAATGCAGCGTATTATAGATTTATAGGACTTGGATACATTAAGAGTAATTGTTTTATTATAAATCCATGTATGATACTTAATTATTACGGAATTAGAAGTAGCGTGAGATATGAATCTTTAAATTATTTAGGTGCAGCCAATGAATTTGAAATAAGTGAAGTTAAAATCGATAAGGTTAATGGATATCACTTTATAGCAACAAAGAATAAAGAAATATTATATGATTCACTTGACTTAAAGCCACGTGGGAAAATATTTAAAGTAACTTCAAAACGTATATTTAAACTGAAATAG